Proteins from one Desulfonema limicola genomic window:
- a CDS encoding sigma 54-interacting transcriptional regulator, translating into MRRLYKKGAFTCAETNKAGYFDIADKGTLFLDEISNMSLNTQMKLLRAIEGKGYMPIGNNRIQNSCFRIITATNINLLECVAKGLMRKDFFYRINVISINIPPLRKRKEDIPLLVEYYLEKNNAVELFDFVNEKISSNLKHYDWPGNVRELQNLIMRLLTFKNKKIWNDMEIKGIEAENITDEIIQQDFLTFNMAVEKYEKNLILNALEQNQWHRGKTACSLGLSRRTFYRKLEKYEIISQ; encoded by the coding sequence ATGCGTAGGCTCTATAAAAAAGGTGCTTTTACCTGTGCTGAAACAAATAAAGCCGGATATTTTGATATTGCGGATAAAGGGACTCTTTTTCTGGATGAGATAAGCAATATGAGCCTGAATACACAGATGAAGTTATTGCGGGCTATTGAAGGTAAAGGCTATATGCCCATAGGAAATAATCGTATTCAAAATTCATGTTTCCGCATTATTACTGCTACAAACATCAATTTGTTGGAATGTGTTGCAAAAGGATTGATGCGAAAGGATTTTTTTTACAGAATTAATGTCATTTCTATTAACATACCTCCCCTTAGAAAACGAAAAGAAGATATCCCCCTTCTCGTTGAATATTATCTTGAAAAAAATAATGCAGTTGAATTATTTGATTTTGTAAATGAAAAAATCAGTAGCAATTTAAAACATTACGACTGGCCTGGGAATGTAAGAGAGCTTCAAAACCTGATAATGCGTTTGCTGACTTTTAAAAATAAAAAAATTTGGAATGACATGGAAATAAAAGGAATCGAAGCAGAAAATATTACTGATGAGATTATACAGCAGGATTTTCTGACATTTAACATGGCAGTTGAAAAATATGAAAAAAATTTGATTTTGAACGCGTTGGAGCAAAACCAATGGCATAGAGGAAAAACTGCCTGTTCACTGGGACTTTCACGAAGAACATTTTACAGGAAACTTGAAAAATATGAGATTATATCCCAATGA